The following DNA comes from Chitinophaga nivalis.
AGAAGGGGCGAATTCTTTCGCCCTTTCGCTATTTACAGCCGTCAGGGAGCATTGACCGTTGTCACACCGGTAACCGGGAATTCGTAAATCATAATTCTTTCTTTAAATTGTGTAGTCACACTGACTTTTCGATGTCTATAAAAGGTGTTTGTTGTTTATGCTTGTTATTGCTGGGCATTGGTTTTGAAGGGGTTGCCCAGGATTCATTACGGGTTTACAGGCGACTGGATTCGATCCGGCAATTGCCTGATGACACTGGTAAAGTTGCACTGTTAATTAAAAAAGGCAAGTCCAATGCCCGTTATTTCGATTCCTCCGGAACAGAGAACCTGTTTTGGCAGGAGGCTGTCCGCGTGTCACAACTCCTGAAGTATCCCCGCGGCCTGTCGCTCGCCTATAATGAGCTGGGCACCAATAAACGGAATAAATCACAGTACATCATTGCGGCTGATTATCATGAAAAAGCCATCCGGCAGGCGGAAGAAACCAATGACACGGTTTTGCTGGCATTTGCATTGAATAATGCCGGTGTGGATAACCGGCGTATGGACAAACTGCAGCAGGCATTCGATTATCACCTGAGGGCGCTGGCATTGGCAGAGAGCATACACGATACCCGTAATATATGTGTGGCCACCAATAGTATCGGTAATATTCAGCTCACCACGGAAAATTACGGCGAAGCCATCACGCATTTCAACCGCGCCCTGCAACTGGAAGAAGACAGCAAAAATCAGCTGGGGGTAGCCATTAACTTGGCCAACCTCGGATATGCCTGGCAGGGACTGCACCAGGAAGAACGCGCCATCCAGTATTTCAAACAGTCACTGGCCGTTAACCAGAAAATAGACAACCCAACGGGCATGGCTATATGTTACAACGCCCTCGGTGCTGCCTATAAGGAGGTGAAGGATTATGGAACAGCGATGGAATACCTGGAAAAGGCACTGGTGGTGAACGATAAGGTAGAGGATAAGGTTCATGTGGCCGAAAGTTACCTGAACATCGGCAAGCTACTGGGGGCACAGGGCAGGCATGAAGCAGCCCGGCAATATATACAACGGTCCATAGAGGTGAGCACCTACTGGAATTTTAAGTCCATGCTCATGGAAGCGTATAAGGCGCTGGCAGTGGATTACAAAAGTAGTGGCGATTTCCGTAAATCGCTGGAGGCAACAGAAAAGTCATTGCTGTATAAAGACAGTATCGTAGATGAGAAATCAGCCATGGTATTGGCGCAGATGCAGGCCATTTATGAAGTAGACCGGAAAAA
Coding sequences within:
- a CDS encoding tetratricopeptide repeat-containing sensor histidine kinase, which codes for MSIKGVCCLCLLLLGIGFEGVAQDSLRVYRRLDSIRQLPDDTGKVALLIKKGKSNARYFDSSGTENLFWQEAVRVSQLLKYPRGLSLAYNELGTNKRNKSQYIIAADYHEKAIRQAEETNDTVLLAFALNNAGVDNRRMDKLQQAFDYHLRALALAESIHDTRNICVATNSIGNIQLTTENYGEAITHFNRALQLEEDSKNQLGVAINLANLGYAWQGLHQEERAIQYFKQSLAVNQKIDNPTGMAICYNALGAAYKEVKDYGTAMEYLEKALVVNDKVEDKVHVAESYLNIGKLLGAQGRHEAARQYIQRSIEVSTYWNFKSMLMEAYKALAVDYKSSGDFRKSLEATEKSLLYKDSIVDEKSAMVLAQMQAIYEVDRKNMQIRNLEHDKMVNLLRTKRNVVITITLGAFLLMAIVGGFFYIRHRNLEANKQTLQLELRSLRSQMNPHFIFNSLSSIHRYIWSNSQEEASDYLTKFSRLMRLILDNTQHTFVTLNKELESLRLYLDLESLRCNGIFEFAIRVSPDINEEEVLIPPMILQPYVENAIWHGLVHKQAGQGALDISIVLKKRSLVCTVTDNGIGRKKAMAIKERKGRVHTSVGMKVTEGRIDLIRKINNKEANVQVQDLEDEAGQPLGTSVVITLPAEFIF